AAGCCATTGAAGATATTCTGCTCTCTCTATAAATATAGCTTTATCTGGTCTAAATGTTGGTAGAACTTTTACTCCAAACTCTTTATCTTGAGCTATTATCTCATGGTATTCAAGAGTATCTATTGGATCATCTGTTGTACATAGAGCTTTTACATTAGCATTTTTTATAAGTGCTTTTGCTCTAAAGTTTTCTGTTTTTAAAAGTTCATTAGCTTTATTCCAAATAACTTCAGCATTCTTTCTATTTAATACCTCTTCTATTCCAAAGAATCTTTTTAATTCTAAGTGTGACCAGTGGAATAGTGGATTTCCATAAGCATATTCCATAGTATCTACAAAAGCTAAAAACTTATCATAATCACTTGCATCTCCTGTAATGTATTTTTCATCTACACCATTAGAACGCATTGCTCTCCATTTGTAATGGTCTCCATATAGCCATATTTGAGTAAGATTATCATAACTTTTATTTTCAGCAATCTCTTTTGGGTTTAAATGACAATGAAAATCAAAGATAGGCATTTTTTCAGCATATTCATGATATAGTTCTTTACTGATATCGTTTTTCAATAAAAAGTCTTTGTTCATAAATTCTTGCATGATATTCCTCCTACAATTAAATTATTATCTGTCGAATTATTTCTGCATACTTGTATACAAGTATAATATATTATTTTATAAAATAAGTCAATGATTTTTTTATGTTAAGATTTAATATAATATTTTTATAACTATTTTAGAACACTTTCTTTTATTATAAACTTAGAATTAATTAGTATTATTATTTTAAGTTATCAAAATAGAACATAAAAAAAACTTTCTCTACTATGAGAAAGTTTTCTTTTTCTATTCTTCATGTTCTCCTATTCCAAAATATTTTCCTGGAGAAACACCTTCATATTTTCTAAAAATTCTTATAAAAGTATTAGAACTATTATATCCTACTAGTTCTGCTAACTCCTTTATTTTTAGATCTTTATTATATTCCATAAACTCCTTAGCCTTTTCTAATCTATAAACGTTTAAATAGTTTTTAAAATTATCTCCCATAACTTTTTTAAATAATACACTTGTATATTTAAAAGAGTGTCCTAAATAATCAGCTAAGTTATCCAAAGAAATATCCACCATATAATTCTCTTCTAAGAATTTTTCTATCTTTATTTTAATACTTTCAGCATCACTGCTCTCTTTTACCTTTGTATATTTACAGATCTCTAAAATCTTTTCTTCAAATTTTTCTCTAATTTTTTCCAATTGACTCAGTTGTAAAATCTCTTCAGCATTAAAAATTTTTATATCTATATCTTTATTCATTTCTTTTAATTGAATAAAAATACGTCCCAATGTATTATATAAAAGACCTGTAAATTCTTTAAGATATTTTTTATCTATTTCTTTACTATTTTTACTATCAAATATTTCATCTAGTGTTCTTCTTACACTTAATTCATTTGAACTTAGAGTTCTTAAAATCAATTTTGCTTCTAATTCGATTGGATAATAGTATTTATTCATATTCTCATCATCTAAAAGTTCTTCAAAAATAACTTTTTTCTCTTTAAAAACAAATTTATAATCCAATAATTTCTTTGCTGCTCTATATGCTTGAGGTAGATCTCCCATATCTTCATAGCCTTTTGTTATAGCTGCTGTAAATCTCAAAGAATAATTTCTTTCTATATGAGTTACAATACAATTAAATATCTCCTGTAATTCCTCAGTTGTAAAAGTATCCTCTAAGATAAAAGCTATACTTTTATAATCTATATCTATCTCTTCACATAAAACATCTTCTGAAAAATATTTCATCATCAACTCTTTGGAAAGATTAAACTTATTAAAAATATTATCCACTGAATCAATGTCAAATATCTCCATTATAATTACCCTATATTTTTTTATCTTTAAAATTTTAGCATCTTCTAAAGCAACAATTCCTAATTTTTCTGTAAGCCCTATCAAATAATCCTTTATTTTTTTTCTCTTTTGATATATTCTCATATCACTTATTTTATATTCTAAATCTTTATTTTTTAAATTTATCTCTTGTATCTTATGTTCTATATATTCTAATTCTTTTTCATTAGTATCATTCATATAGCCTAAATTTATTGCAAGTTTCTTTATTGGTTTTACTACAAAATATTTTATTAAATATCCTAATAAAGATAAAATTCCAAAAATAAATGTTATTTTTAATATTTCATTAAAAAAAATAGATTCAATATTTATTCTAGGAGGTATATATATTATCTTTTCATAAAAATACGGTATTATAAAGATTTTTGCTCTTTTTTTCTTTTCAATATCACTGAGACTTAATCTTTTATTACTATCTCCTAAATTAATAAGTTTATCTTTATTAGTTATATACCAATTATCTAACTCTAATTTTATCTCTGAAAAAAAATCATTTTCATTCAATGAAACTAGCCAGAAAATATTTTCTCTATCAAAAAGATTATCATCTTTAAAAATAATATTTATTTTTTCTTGATCTTTTAAAATGACTCTCTTTATATTTTGGTTCTTTAAAAACTGTGAAAAGTTCTTTAAATACTCATTTTTATCTATTGTTCCTGTAGAAGTAAAAACAAGATTTTCTTCTTCATCAATAATATTGATACTACATCCTATAATTCCATAAATAGTATTTGTCTTTTTTAACTCATCAAAAAGCTTTAATTTTTTGTATTGTTTATTTTGTAATTTATTTTTTTCAAAAAAATAATTATTAAATTCTTTGCTAATTTTAAAATCATATATTGTCATATTTAAAAAATTAAACTTTTTATCTATACTTTTATAAATTTCTTCTACTCTTAAACTTTCATCTTTCTCTCTTGTTTTAAAAATAGTATACGTTCTATAACTACTTAAAATTAAAACTATTATAATTAATACAAAACTTATTATTTTATTATTTCTATTTTCTAATTTAATTTTTATTCTTTCATTTATATTTCCTAATATCTTTCTCTCCCCCAATCTTATAAAATATTTTTAATTATAACATTTTCAAAGAGATTTTTAAAACAAAAACTCTAAAGCATAAAATCAATTTATACTTTAGAGTTTTATTTAAACTAGTATTATTTTAAATTACCAGTATTTTTTCCATTCTGGTTTCATTATTCTTACAAGAGCTTCCATGTAGAAGTAATCTCCCCATATACAACACTCTTCTACACCAATTCCATGTGGTTTACTGTAAACAGCTTCTTTAAGAAGTCCATTACATCTTTCCATATCTTTTGTTGAGTAGTTTTTAATTAATGAGTTCATTATTCTCTTAACTGCGTTTTGATAGATTTTTTTGTCTGGATCTGAATCTGGAAGATATTTATCCATTTCTAACATTCCACAAACTGCTATTGCTGCTGCTGAACTATCTTTTTCTTCTCCAGATAAATCATCAAAGCTTAAATCCCAGTAACATACATCGTCAGCTGGTAAGTGATTTAAGAAATAGTTTGTTACTCTTTTATAAAGATCTATAAATTTCTCATCTTTTAAATAGCTATATGCTAGTGGGAATCCATATACTCCCCATGCTTGTCCTCTTGCCCAAGCTGAATTATCTGATGCACCTTGTGCTGTAACTCCTTTAACTGGTTTTCCTGTTTCTGGATCGAAATAATAAGTGTGGTGAGTTGAACTATCCTCTCTTAATACTACACTTGCTGCTGTATTTATATGTTTAGTTGCTATCTCTCTAAACTTAGGATCTCCAGTTGCTTCTGTTGCCCAGAATAATAGAGGTACATTTAGGTTACAATCTATTATTAATCTATATGCTGTAGGATCATCTAATTCTCCCCAAGCTTGAATAAATTGTCCTTTCTCTTTAAATCTTCCCATTAAGTGAGTTGCAGCTTTAATCCCAGCTTCTTTTGCAAGGTTGCTTCCTGTTATTTTGTAATCAGCTACAACTGATGGAGTATATAAGAATCCTAAGTCGTGATGATTTACTGCCACTTTATTTGTAATTCTTTCATCATAGCTTTTTGTTTGGAAAGATGCTACTTTTCTATATCTCTTTTCTCCTGTAACTTCATAAGCTAGCCATAAAATTCCTGTCCAGAATCCGCTTGTCCAGTCATCCCATTCTCCTGCATTTAAGATTCCAGGATATACATAATCTGTACTTGCTGGTCTTGGGAAAGTGTTTATAAATGTTCTTGCATTTCTATCTATTTTTGTTAATGCTTCATGTAATGCACTATATAATGTTTCTTTAGATAGTTCTACATCTTGTGAAAATTTTTCTCTTGTTTCTTTAGTTAATTCCATTTTAACCTCCATAATATTTATTTAACTTTTTTTAATTTTATTGTTTCTGTTGCTCCATTGTTTCTTAAATCTATTTCTATTCTTGTTAGATTATTCCTATTTGTTACTTTTATATCTTTACTGCTGCTTTCTTCTAATTTATAAGTACCATCTATCTCAAAAACTGAATTTTTTTTCATCAGTTGAGTTGGCTCACTTACAGCAATTAGAACTCCATTATCATTTTCTTTTACAATCATTGATGCAGTTGAGAAAGATCTAATATTTCTAAATTTAACTGGAAGATCTTTCCAGAAGTTTATTCTGACTACTCTATTTTCATTATCTTCAACAGCATGAATCTTTTCATCACTTTGAACTAATTTCAATGAGTTTAAATTATAATTTTTAACCTCTTCCTCTTTAAACATTGGGAAAATTAGATAACTAAATTTTTGATCTTTTGGATTTTTGCCATGATTTATATAGATAGTAATATATTTTTTAACTATTTCTTTACTGTCTGTACCACCAATAGATTTCCAATCTCCTTTTCTTTCCTCAAATCTGATTTCTACTTTTGGAGCATCTATTATTCTATATCCAATAGTTTCTTCAGGATAGTTTCCTACAAACATTATGGTCATATTTTCAGGATTTTCTATAACTGTTGATTCTGTTATCTCCTTACCATTTACTATTAATTTTCCATTTTTTAAAATTCTGTTATCTATTGTTGTATGAATCTCTCCCTCATTAGATGAAAGTGAATCTCCATATACAGCAACAACTCCATCTTCTGTAAATAGATAAGATTTTTTTACTTTTAATGCTTTATTCCATGAAAGCATATCCATTCCTACAAAAATTTCTCCGTTGTATACTCCACCAACCCAAGCTTTTGGTGTAGTAATCCCTCTTCTTTCCCCTGATCTATCTCCTCTAACTTTTAAGCTATTTGTTACCCCAGGTAGATGATACATATCCACAGTTGGCCAAAATTCAGTATATGCACTTGAATCATTTCCATAAATATATGTCATTCCATCTCCTGTAAACCACCCTTTAAGATTTTCACCATTCATTGTTTCAAAATTAGCTATTCTTGAAGAGTGCATTGATAGAGCAACTGCTCCACCATCTTTATTTTTACTTATAGCTCTATCCATAGAGTTGAATATCTTATTTCCTACAATATTTCTAGTTTTTATATTTTCATCTTCAACTATATTTCTAAGAATACCAAGTATAGTTCTATTACCTGACATCTCTAAAATATTAAATGAATTATTAGAGAAAATTGTTGTTTTTATTAATTCTTGTAATCTAACTCTATACTCATCACTTGCCCCTTCTGACAACATTGCTAAAGAGTTAACTACATCTCTTCCACGTGAAAGATCACTAGTCTTATTTCTCGATATTGCTCTTCCACTAACTGAATCGTTCATTCCACCATTTATAAATAAATATCCATATCCATTTAAAATAGCTTCATAAATATTATTTAATTTTTTACTTTTTACTTCAAATTCTGTATCCTTTGCTAAATAAAGTATACTTCCTAATCCATTAAATAATACTGAAGCATATGTTCCATTATAAGCTACATTATTATGTTGAATAAATGAACCATCTCTATAGAATCCATCTCCTTTAGTTACATACTCTCCAACTTCTGTAACTGCTTCTAAAGCATTTTCAACTTCAACTTTATCTTCTAAAAGAACTCCTCTTAAAAAAGATATTATAGCTGTATCTGTTCTATTTCCACCTGTTGATACTCTTTTATCTGGTGTAGTTGAATACGAAGCTGTTGCTCCTGCTCCACTATATCTTGCATCTGGTTGAAAAAATTTTGTTGCTCCTAAATATTTTTGTCTTTTTTCCTTAGAAATATCATCAGCCATTAAAACAAGAATATCATTTACTGCCTTAGGTATTCCTAATTCCCATTGCCACCAGTTTCCAACTTCAGGAACTCCTTCATGATAGGCGTTATCATATAGCCAATCCATTCCAGCTATTATTTGATTTTTTACCTCTTCATTTTTATAAAACTTTGTACCTCTAGTAGCATATCCTTTTGCAATATTTTTTATAGCATTATAGCTATTTAGAATTTGAACTCCATTTGTCATATCTTCTTTTTCATTAAGAAAATATGTTTTATTCTTCTTTTTATTTATTTGTGTATATGATTTTTCAGCATTTTTTTCATTAGTTTGAATTATCTTTTGTACTTCAGAAGATAACAAATCATCTTCTGAAGTTACTCCAGTTAAAAACTCTCCCCATTTTACTCTTATCTTTTCATAATCATTGGCATTTTTACTAACTTCTTTAGAGAAAGTAGTAGCTACCATAGTTAGCATTAAAATAAGTGTTAATATTTTTTTCATTTTCTTCCTCCTAATTAAAAGTTATAAGAAATTCCAATTGTTGGTCTTATAGAATAATCTCTTGTTTCTTTTCCATAATTACTACTACTATGATCAGTAGTTTTAGTTTTTATAGTTAAAATCTCTCCACCTATCATTCCTGTTAATCCTGGTGCTATTTGTTGATAGTATTTTATTCCATATCTAGTATCATATTTTTCTGCTGTTTTCTTTCCATGATCATCTGAGGTATACCAGTATCCATTTCCTAATGGTATTCTTGCAGTTAATTCAACTCTTCCGCCATTTCCAAAGAAATATGTAATTCTAGGTCTTAATTGATTTGATTGATATCTTCTATCTCCTTCAACATTAACATATTCATAAGCTCCTGTAGTAGTATTTTTTACTCTACCAATTTTTTTAAAATCATTATCATACCAAGTTTCTTCTCTAAAGTAGTTTACATTAAATCTCCATCTTGGCATAAGTCCATTATAAGTGATTCCATATTCATTTTCTAATTCAAAATCTGTTTGTCCTTTTCTATATCCCTCATAATCATAAGCTATAATTCCAGTTGTTTGTCCTCCAAATATAAATCCATTTCCTAAATTATATGTAAAATTAGGAGTGAATCTAAATTGATGAAGTCCTCTTTTTAATCTATCTGCTCCTACATATGCAGAAAATGTTGGTGCAGATGTTGTCTCATTTCTGTATCCTATATTAAATCCATATTTACCTTTTGAATACTGATCAGACCATCTAGCTTCACCATGAAGTCTTGTTTCACTTTTTCTTCTTTCATTCTTGTCTAAATCAATTCCTATACCGTTACTCATATAGTAAGTTTCAAAATAATAAGACCAATTTGTTTGTTTGTCTCTTACACTTAAAGTAAATTTAGGTTTTAACTTTAAAGATGTAGCATAATCTCCTCTTGAGTGTTCTTCTCCCATAATTGGTTCTGTATAGTAAGATCTATCACTATCATCTTCTCCATCAAGAATAAAACTAGCCACTCCTGTCCATCTGTTAGAATATAATTTATTGTTTTCTATATTTCCAAGAAGTGGACCTGTAACAAATAGATCAGACATTCTATCCATCTTATATTTAAATCCTGTTTCTACTTTTTCTGCATCATATTCATCAGAATTAGATTTTGTATAATTTCCATAGATTGTAAAATCTTCTGTCAGATCTAAAACTCCGTTTAATGAATATGAAACTATATTTTCTCTCTCTGTTGTTTCTACTCTATGAGGTGTATTTAAAGCTGATAATTTTAATTTTTTACCATTTTTTATATTTCCTAGTTCTGTTTCATAATCTACATTTACACCTAATCTATACTTTCTATTAAAAATATATCCATTATTTGCTAATGATAATCCAATATGTGGTACTACTGAGTCATACATTTGTTCATCTACTGGAATATTTTTTATAGTAAGATTTTGATTATCTTTATTTTCCTTCATATCAGAGTTTTCATTAATATTTCCTTGAACTATTTTAGTCCAATCTATTCCACCATATAAAGTTACACTATTATTCATAGTATTATATGGAGTATAGTATAAAGTTGCTCCTCCACCAACTCCAAATACTGGATAAGTAGATTTATATGAATAATTTAAATATTGATTATCCTTTGCAAATTTTATATTTCTAGTAACATTAGTATGAGAATAAACAAAATTTGCATTTGAAACTAAAGTAA
The DNA window shown above is from uncultured Fusobacterium sp. and carries:
- a CDS encoding response regulator transcription factor yields the protein MGERKILGNINERIKIKLENRNNKIISFVLIIIVLILSSYRTYTIFKTREKDESLRVEEIYKSIDKKFNFLNMTIYDFKISKEFNNYFFEKNKLQNKQYKKLKLFDELKKTNTIYGIIGCSINIIDEEENLVFTSTGTIDKNEYLKNFSQFLKNQNIKRVILKDQEKINIIFKDDNLFDRENIFWLVSLNENDFFSEIKLELDNWYITNKDKLINLGDSNKRLSLSDIEKKKRAKIFIIPYFYEKIIYIPPRINIESIFFNEILKITFIFGILSLLGYLIKYFVVKPIKKLAINLGYMNDTNEKELEYIEHKIQEINLKNKDLEYKISDMRIYQKRKKIKDYLIGLTEKLGIVALEDAKILKIKKYRVIIMEIFDIDSVDNIFNKFNLSKELMMKYFSEDVLCEEIDIDYKSIAFILEDTFTTEELQEIFNCIVTHIERNYSLRFTAAITKGYEDMGDLPQAYRAAKKLLDYKFVFKEKKVIFEELLDDENMNKYYYPIELEAKLILRTLSSNELSVRRTLDEIFDSKNSKEIDKKYLKEFTGLLYNTLGRIFIQLKEMNKDIDIKIFNAEEILQLSQLEKIREKFEEKILEICKYTKVKESSDAESIKIKIEKFLEENYMVDISLDNLADYLGHSFKYTSVLFKKVMGDNFKNYLNVYRLEKAKEFMEYNKDLKIKELAELVGYNSSNTFIRIFRKYEGVSPGKYFGIGEHEE
- a CDS encoding glycoside hydrolase family 88 protein; amino-acid sequence: MELTKETREKFSQDVELSKETLYSALHEALTKIDRNARTFINTFPRPASTDYVYPGILNAGEWDDWTSGFWTGILWLAYEVTGEKRYRKVASFQTKSYDERITNKVAVNHHDLGFLYTPSVVADYKITGSNLAKEAGIKAATHLMGRFKEKGQFIQAWGELDDPTAYRLIIDCNLNVPLLFWATEATGDPKFREIATKHINTAASVVLREDSSTHHTYYFDPETGKPVKGVTAQGASDNSAWARGQAWGVYGFPLAYSYLKDEKFIDLYKRVTNYFLNHLPADDVCYWDLSFDDLSGEEKDSSAAAIAVCGMLEMDKYLPDSDPDKKIYQNAVKRIMNSLIKNYSTKDMERCNGLLKEAVYSKPHGIGVEECCIWGDYFYMEALVRIMKPEWKKYW
- a CDS encoding polysaccharide lyase 8 family protein, with translation MKKILTLILMLTMVATTFSKEVSKNANDYEKIRVKWGEFLTGVTSEDDLLSSEVQKIIQTNEKNAEKSYTQINKKKNKTYFLNEKEDMTNGVQILNSYNAIKNIAKGYATRGTKFYKNEEVKNQIIAGMDWLYDNAYHEGVPEVGNWWQWELGIPKAVNDILVLMADDISKEKRQKYLGATKFFQPDARYSGAGATASYSTTPDKRVSTGGNRTDTAIISFLRGVLLEDKVEVENALEAVTEVGEYVTKGDGFYRDGSFIQHNNVAYNGTYASVLFNGLGSILYLAKDTEFEVKSKKLNNIYEAILNGYGYLFINGGMNDSVSGRAISRNKTSDLSRGRDVVNSLAMLSEGASDEYRVRLQELIKTTIFSNNSFNILEMSGNRTILGILRNIVEDENIKTRNIVGNKIFNSMDRAISKNKDGGAVALSMHSSRIANFETMNGENLKGWFTGDGMTYIYGNDSSAYTEFWPTVDMYHLPGVTNSLKVRGDRSGERRGITTPKAWVGGVYNGEIFVGMDMLSWNKALKVKKSYLFTEDGVVAVYGDSLSSNEGEIHTTIDNRILKNGKLIVNGKEITESTVIENPENMTIMFVGNYPEETIGYRIIDAPKVEIRFEERKGDWKSIGGTDSKEIVKKYITIYINHGKNPKDQKFSYLIFPMFKEEEVKNYNLNSLKLVQSDEKIHAVEDNENRVVRINFWKDLPVKFRNIRSFSTASMIVKENDNGVLIAVSEPTQLMKKNSVFEIDGTYKLEESSSKDIKVTNRNNLTRIEIDLRNNGATETIKLKKVK